A stretch of DNA from Sugiyamaella lignohabitans strain CBS 10342 chromosome B, complete sequence:
ACAACGACATCCAGCGCCCAGCGAGGGGTCACAATTGGGCAGCAGAAGCCAAGGCCGTGGGACAGAGCGATAAGCGTCCGTTAACCAACAGCTCACTGTTGAAAGTGCTCTTGCCATATTTCAGTCAAAGATAGACCATGGACAAGGGGGTCAAAGGGAGGGACGAGAAGACTGAGAAGGAGAATGGAAATATTAGCTACAAAGTTAAAACGACCGGCCAAGAATGAGGCGGTCACGGTAGGGGGCATCTAGCGGAACGACCGAGGTATAACCCTGGTATATCTATATCGAGGTATTTGACTTGGGATGAAGAAATTTAATCATATTTAACTAATGATAACAATATATGCGAGGACTTAGCTAACAATCCGATACATTCATATCTATACAGAGTTAGAATATACAtataatgcaaaaaaaaatccaaacaGGAAAATAGTAGTAAATACTGGCAGCTCCAGAACAAAAACTGCCATGACAAGTAGCTAGTGATATTCACAAATGGACGTAGAGCTCCAGCCGTCACACAATTGAGGAGGCAGTTAATGGAAGAGAGGTTGAGGCAATCTAGTTAGTGCGACACAAATGAAAAACTGCCTACCTCACGTCCACTATGATCTAGATCTACTTTGCATTGACCCGTGTCTGATCTGGGTAGCGCTCATCACTGTCTCactctttgatttgaatgCATAGCTACCAGTTTGGTGAAAAGTAAAAATGACGATAAATAGCTACGAGTAGAGTATATCCATGACACGCTCGGTATACTGCAGTCACACCTGGCGGGAGCTTAAAAAGAGCTTAAAAGAACTCGCTTGCAGCTCTCTACGGCCCCAGCAGAAAGTCGCGCCCGCCCTAACCACTAATGAGAGATGAAGAGTGTGTTTCGCGTTTGATCGTCTGATATGAAACTCGCGATGCCTTTAGCTCCTTACACCACCCATCCCACTGACGTCTACTCACATCACGGGTGGCCCCGTCCACATGCCGTGTGAATAATAACACCCGTGCTCACCCGACTGTATTTTTTCATCAGCTGCCTGCAATCTCCGGGGTGCTAATTTTGGTTCCGGACTGGTGAAAAGTGACGACCAGCCACCTCGCTATCGCTCGGAGATGTGCACCGGGATCGTCCCCTGATCAGGATGGgggtgtttttttttgggggtCGGATTTCTCcgcagctggggctctgccctAGACCCCGAATATCTTCTCGATGTGCTAGAGTGGTGGTCGCTAGCTTCTGTGCAGCACGTACgaaggggtctggggctctgccccaaACTCCCGAGGGATATAAACATTAGTCGTATCATCATAAACGTTCATGCAGAAAGGATTATGGACTCAGTGAGTGGGTCGACGGTGTTCAAATAGTCTTTTTGCGGCGGAGCGCCTTATCGGCCTCCCAAACGCCGCGGTCAATGACCGCTCCAAGCGTTAACACACCGCCAACTATAGCACATACGCCAGTAAGGAACGAGCCAAAAGACTTGGGCCGTCGTTCGCGGTTGATTACTTTCATAGGAGAAATGTCGTAGTCGAAAAATACCCCTGGAATACCTCCTCTGGAGTGCAGCGTGTTAGGATGATCTTCGTCCCTGCCTCCGTCGTGACTGCGTTCGTGCGAAGTCACCGAGTATTCGTTCGTTTCAGTTACTTGACCATCGATCCACTCAAAGCGAGTGGCTACTACCTTGATGAAGTATCTGTAGCTatattttttcacttcaGTTTCGTGCACAGTACCGTCAAGGGGAGAGTGTCGACGGTCGTTGACACCGTTTGTGCCCTCCACAGGAGGTCCAAATGACAAATGGTGAATGATATGGGAAAATGTGAATGGCATTTCAGGCTTCATAAACAGCGTCAGGTCGTGTGTGTGCTGCATACTTTGGGTCAACGAGGATCCGGGTGCGAAATGCAAATTACCCAGCACTTTGTTCACGCTGACCTTGCCCGCAATATTACAGCCCTCGTCACGAGTGGCCTggattttttcttgataatgCTCCTCTTCACATTGCTCCATTCCAGAACCGTCGTCAAATGCCCATCCTTTGGCAGCATATGCTTGCTTGATCTCTGCACAAGTGTTACAACACTCACCATCAGGTTTGGATCCATAGCACGAGCCACAATAGTTAGGGTCCTTCAGACGCTGGTTGATAGCGTTGCTCTCCTGTTCCGATTCAAGCAGCAATTGGCTCGATGAGATTCTGTTTCCCTTGGGATCCAGTCTGGTCTTCAGCACATTGTGTTCGATCTCCGCCTGGATCTCGCCGGATGCATCCATAGCATCCATGGTGACCAACTCGCAAGGCATATGAGGAAACGTAAcatttaaataaatatccaATCGTTCACCTCTTGCTTTGTCTACAATTAGTTCGGGTGCAAAGTCAATTCGCCTATAATCAACCCATTCCCACAAGGTCAGCCATACTATGAGAACTATCGACACAATTGTGACAATACCGCCAGATGCCGTTCGTATCCTGGCATCTTCAACTGTCTTAGAAAAAGCATCAAAAGATAACAGTTTCTTAGGGGGCATATTAAATTTGCACTATCCACCCCTACTAACTGAAACTGTTGGTTGTCAGAGAAATGagatttttgattttgatccCCAGTGATCACTCTCGTCTCCACGTGTAAACGTCTCTCTTCATCCACACGGCTCGGGTAATATGAAGCGGTTACCCTATACAAGAGTACAAGTTATTTAACAGCTGTACGCAATGCGTTTGACATGCATCCAGGCGCACACTGTATGCCCGGATCCCCGCGAGAACGCatgttcttcttttgatgTCCATTAACATTCATAGTGAtactgaaaaaaatggctATGTCTTAGTTTCTATATACAATATATATGCAGGAGTTGCTATCTAATATTTGGTTCATTATTTCATTATTTTGCGGACCATATCTATATGGCCATTAAAGGCATGAACTGCTGATTGAATGCTGGCTAAAGTGAGCTTGGGATCTTCCAGGCTTGCTCTCAACCCCATAAGGGCCTTGCGCAATTTATAAATCCCAGTAGATATCTCGTTAGACCACCGCCGCTTTTCAAGGTGTCTACACAACTCAATCATAGACTGCAGTGCCTCCGTTTGTTGCTGGAAATTTGCGTGTGTCGCAAACCAGCTGGGCGTTGATCTGGAACTAAGTCCCAACGATGCTGTTATGCTTGAAGTACAGCTTAGAGCCACTTTCAAAGCTTTGATGCCATGGTTTCGATCAAAGGCACCAGAGGGCCTGTTTCGGTGATCTGaatatatacaattgaATAGGTCGCAATAGGCTAAAGCCACTGGCATTAGTAGCCTCGAATGTTTCCCACCTCCTTTGCTAAGATTTATAATTTCCTTAACAGTCTCAAGTTCCTTAGAAGTAACAGGTTGTTCATTGTTGATATAGGCTCGAATAAGTCCAGCGTACATTTCTGCAGATGGTTTAAGCTCTGGTCGGGATGAAAATAATTCCAGTAGAGGCCCTACAAGATTCACAGCGCCTCTCACTTCTATAGTcttaatataaatattgaAATGGGACATGTCCAATATTGgactgttttttttgttgagagCCTCAAATAATCTAGTCACCATATCATGATTAGCCGTTTGATAAAGACATTCGAGTAGAATAGAAAGCTCCTGTTTGTTGATCTCAAATGTGCTACTCGATTCCTGCAAACCATTTTCAGGCTTCAAGTTCCACCCTACAAGCTTGTTTAGATCAAAAAGGGTTTCGAATTCATCCAGGACTAACTGAGCCCCATTTTGCTCTCTCATTGTAGCAAACAGGTAGGCCCGTGCCAGGAGACCGTCCAATTGAACACCTTGGCGATGTTTGGTCTGATTTAAAAACTCAGACCATACCTTCTCACGATACTGGTTTCCCTCACTGGgtcctcttcttccaagAATATTAAACATTGTGGTGTAGGTTATTTTATCCTTGTGCGGCATCTCGTCAAAAAATTCCTTGATCCGATCTATTGAAGCTAGATTCCCCAAAGCTGCCAATGTTGCATTTCCATTGACTATTACTGTTGCACTCTTCAAAGGCAGTTGCGATATCGACCTTCGGTACTTGTCAATTAACATGTCAACACTCTTTTTATCGGTACTTTTAATGAGACTATTCTTATTGAATAGTATGGAGTGGGTATGGGAGTTTACTGGAACACCCCATTTTCGGAGCAAATGGTATACCTTTTGTGCCAACTGTTGATTATATTCAGATTTGTTTCCCTGTACTTTGAAGGGTAGGCCCTTAACTGTCTCAGTAATGTCGTGGCTTAAGATATGCTTGAGTATGAGATTCATACCTACCGATCCATTTGTTCGCGCTAACTTGACTATGTATATAGCTTGCGCAAGGTTTCCTTTTATTAGTTGCttttcaacatcttcaGCCACAAGATAAGAATTCTTCACGCGCTCTACCGATGTGCCTAAAAACCGGAATACCAAACCATGTCGAACATTAAATGTGGGTGTTGATTTGAGAAGCTTATAAATATCTTGGCTGAAAAAAGTTTCGACTCTCGAGGATAGTAGATCATTCACTTTGAATATATCCGGTTTTGATATTTCATTATCCAGtttattctttttatcGCCACTGATTCTCATACTGATTCCATCATTCTCATCTCCTAAGACCTCCCGTAGTCGAGATTTTAAAGGGACGATGCCTTTCCTCGCCATACGCCCCGTATTGCTCGTTGAAAAACATGCCCTAGATCCAATCGCCAAGGATCTCCTTTTGAATATATCCAACATCCCTCTCCTCTGCCTTCCTGGTTTTGTGTTGAATTATTGTTGATTCCAAACGCTCTAACCTGCATCAAATATTTCTGCGCTATCAGAAGATAAGGGTTAGGCAATTTGATATAGACACTTGACGCTTGGTGCACGCTAACACTCATTTATACCGACAACCGAGTCGGGATCAGATAGAACCATTGCCATCCACTATCTACAAATATTGTTGagcttttattttcatttatttGTGTCCAGAAAAGGCCCTGTGATTTAATCTGGATAGCGGCCGGAACCCTGAAGCCGCATAATGATTAGGTCGGTTATCATTTATGCAATCTGGGTCATCTATATTTCATCATTAAGTTTCGTCATACCTCAATAACAATGTCGCTGGAATTAGGCGGACGAAACGATATAGATAATGTGATTGACAAAATTATCTCCCATTACTCAGGATATGCTCTCTTTCAGCGTTTGAATTTCTATGGATTGAGTGGTAACAGAGAGCTTCAAACTAAAATATATGAGAGGCTTGTCAAGCTGGCGAAAGAAAGTGCCAAAAGTACTACTTTATATGAAGAATACCGCAAAAAGCTTCATCGACTGAAACCTGACAGTCCATTGGTAATAGAGGACCCTGAATGGATAGCTAAAACCGATTCAGAGTTTGAACAAGTTACAAGTTCGTTAGATTCAGCTGTTCGAACTCACGCGGAAAACCAGGAATATAAAGAGGCATCTCTGGCTTCAATTGAGATTGGAATGCTCTATATTAATAATGGAGATTTAATTGGTGCTCAAAGATATTTTCGAAGAGCGCTGGATCTCTCAGGTAGCAACTATGGGCCAAGAAGATTTCCTACTGTAACTGGGCAATCACAACTCAGGCTTGCTGAGATATCTATACTTACTAAACAATGGTCCATAGCAAAGAGTCAGATCCATAGGAGTTTGCCAGTTGATAATAACGGTAAACTGAAATTATCACAAATTCAATTGGACAGCCCTAGCATTGTGGGAATGCAAGTTATTTACTCAATAGCCTGCTTGGGGATTGGTGATTTCGAAGAATGTGCTGGCTCGTTTCTAAAGATTGGTGAAGGATTAAGCGGTAATAGGGAGATGGATTCGGTGGAAATACCGAGAGCCTCGAAGATGGACACAGAAGGGACTGGCTTTGAAGTGAGAGCAGATCAAAGAGGAGAAAAAGTTAACAACAACACAAAACAGGCTAGTACGTTTTCAGATAATGAAGACCTGACAGTTTCTGCTGAATATCTGGAAAAAGTTCTAGAATCTAGTCAGGTGATGAAGTTTAAAGATATTGGCCCAATTGTTACAGTATGTTCACTGGCAACATTTTCACGACAGCACCTTCGTTTTATGATCGACAAAGACTCTCTTTACTCTACTTTTATTGAGGAAACTCCGTATTTACGAAATCTTGTCTCCTCatttttgagtttgaagTTGGATGGGTTCTTTGCATTGTGGAGCGCACATTCCTCGTCGTTTGAAATGGATCCGTATCTTGGGCCCCATTTGAATAGTTTGTACCTACGCATCAAAGAAAGAGCCTATGGCCAATATCTTTCAGTTTTCAAGTCTGTTCCACTAGAATCGATGCAACAATTATTTTCTGAGGGACAAAGTGCCATTGATGGTCTCTCATCTTATATTGAAAAATCCGGATCTGATATGAGAGTAGATCAATTAAACAACGTAGTATCTACTGCTCCTCAGAACCAGTATTTGGAAGTTTATACAAAAAGTGAAAGCGTTTCTGCCGATTTTATTCACGATTCCTATGGTCTCATATGGGGGGTCAATTGTATGGATCTCCCGTCAGTTCCTAATGTCACGAACTagataaattaatttatacTTATACTTCATGATATAATGTGTAAACCAAACTCTAGCCTATGTGAATGCATATTCTCCGGATATCCAGCTGTTCAACATCGCAAGAGAGTTCTTTGGTTGGTTAAATGGTACTATACGTTAGTTCGACTTCATATCAGAGTGCTACATCCTAGTACTTACCCATATGCCCAGCGTTATAAACTCGCAAAAATGTAAAATTATCAACATTTTTAACTTGGCCAGCTAAATCTCCATCTACCCACCAATCTTGCATTGGTGTACTGTTAAAGAGTCCCCCTTTGTTCCACTCAAGGGCGTTGACCCAAGCTTGATTACCAAGCCAGTTGCATTGGAAATCTTTATCACCCGCATATATGAGGACAGGAAGGCCAGCCTCTAACAGATATGCCACGTCTTGATGGAATGGCATTGATAGGTCTCCCTGAGAATAAAATTGTCTGAAATGTTAGAAACATGTTCCAGTGACTAATGGGAGAATATAGAAACTTACGCCCCAACATCGTGATCGCAGCCAACAAAAGATTCTACTTCCGACCCAATTGCTAGTTTTATTTCTGGCAAATTCATATACTCTGTTATCCACTCCTCTTGGACATAACAGAGGGAGCTATTTCCACAGGGGACTCGCATATCATACACATTGAGCCCGGTCTCTCGAAATGGTTGTT
This window harbors:
- the ERV46 gene encoding Erv46p (Protein localized to COPII-coated vesicles; forms a complex with Erv41p; involved in the membrane fusion stage of transport; GO_component: GO:0030134 - ER to Golgi transport vesicle [Evidence IDA] [PMID 11157978]; GO_component: GO:0005794 - Golgi apparatus [Evidence IEA]; GO_component: GO:0000139 - Golgi membrane [Evidence IEA]; GO_component: GO:0005783 - endoplasmic reticulum [Evidence IEA]; GO_component: GO:0005789 - endoplasmic reticulum membrane [Evidence IEA]; GO_component: GO:0030173 - integral component of Golgi membrane [Evidence IDA] [PMID 11157978]; GO_component: GO:0030176 - integral component of endoplasmic reticulum membrane [Evidence IDA] [PMID 11157978]; GO_component: GO:0016021 - integral component of membrane [Evidence IEA]; GO_component: GO:0016020 - membrane [Evidence IEA]; GO_function: GO:0003674 - molecular_function [Evidence ND]; GO_process: GO:0006888 - ER to Golgi vesicle-mediated transport [Evidence IPI] [PMID 11157978]; GO_process: GO:0015031 - protein transport [Evidence IEA]; GO_process: GO:0006810 - transport [Evidence IEA]; GO_process: GO:0016192 - vesicle-mediated transport [Evidence IEA]) produces the protein MPPKKLLSFDAFSKTVEDARIRTASGGIVTIVSIVLIVWLTLWEWVDYRRIDFAPELIVDKARGERLDIYLNVTFPHMPCELVTMDAMDASGEIQAEIEHNVLKTRLDPKGNRISSSQLLLESEQESNAINQRLKDPNYCGSCYGSKPDGECCNTCAEIKQAYAAKGWAFDDGSGMEQCEEEHYQEKIQATRDEGCNIAGKVSVNKVLGNLHFAPGSSLTQSMQHTHDLTLFMKPEMPFTFSHIIHHLSFGPPVEGTNGVNDRRHSPLDGTVHETEVKKYSYRYFIKVVATRFEWIDGQVTETNEYSVTSHERSHDGGRDEDHPNTLHSRGGIPGVFFDYDISPMKVINRERRPKSFGSFLTGVCAIVGGVLTLGAVIDRGVWEADKALRRKKTI